The following are from one region of the Geoalkalibacter subterraneus genome:
- a CDS encoding amidoligase family protein translates to MNLKEIHYGIEIETVKRTREQIAWAIHSVVGGTVRHVGIPSSYDPWEIEDLRGRVWKVVGDASLTSVPAHLRAEVVSPVLGYDDIPQLQEAVRAIRRAGGKINSQCGIHIHIDAAPFDGRHLGNLAKIIYKQEPLILHALGISRDRLNRYTRPVSDELIQRIEQHRPRTKDQLNRIWYGYHNRQPQHYDNSRYHGVNLHNVWYRGTVEFRWFEATLHAGRIKAYLQFCLAVAAKALNGRAASSRKRDFDPQSAKYDFRVFLLHLGLIGDEFKTARKHLMANMPGDAAFKNGRPKPEEVLPDETTTLTNEAGQVPGLTV, encoded by the coding sequence ATGAACCTGAAAGAGATCCACTACGGGATCGAGATCGAGACCGTAAAACGCACCCGGGAGCAGATCGCTTGGGCCATCCACTCGGTGGTGGGCGGCACGGTCCGCCATGTCGGCATCCCCAGCAGCTACGACCCCTGGGAGATCGAGGACCTGCGCGGCCGCGTCTGGAAGGTGGTGGGGGACGCCTCCCTGACCAGCGTCCCGGCTCATCTGCGGGCCGAGGTGGTCAGCCCGGTGCTCGGCTACGACGACATCCCGCAACTGCAGGAGGCGGTCCGGGCCATCCGCCGCGCCGGAGGCAAGATCAACAGCCAGTGCGGCATTCACATCCATATCGACGCCGCGCCCTTCGACGGCAGACACCTGGGTAACCTGGCCAAGATCATTTACAAGCAGGAGCCGCTGATCCTCCACGCCCTCGGCATCAGCCGTGACCGTCTCAACCGCTACACCCGGCCTGTCAGCGACGAGCTGATCCAGCGCATCGAACAGCATCGCCCCCGCACCAAGGACCAGCTCAACCGCATCTGGTACGGCTACCACAACCGGCAGCCCCAGCACTACGACAACAGCCGCTATCACGGGGTCAACCTGCACAACGTCTGGTACCGGGGCACGGTGGAGTTCCGCTGGTTCGAGGCGACCCTCCACGCGGGGCGGATCAAGGCTTACCTGCAATTCTGCCTCGCCGTCGCCGCCAAGGCGCTCAATGGCCGGGCAGCCTCTAGCCGCAAGCGGGATTTTGATCCCCAGAGCGCCAAGTACGACTTCCGGGTCTTCCTGCTCCACCTTGGCCTGATCGGAGACGAGTTCAAGACCGCCCGCAAGCATCTGATGGCCAACATGCCCGGCGACGCCGCCTTCAAGAACGGACGGCCCAAACCGGAGGAGGTCCTTCCGGACGAAACCACCACTCTCACCAACGAGGCCGGGCAAGTTCCCGGCCTCACTGTTTAA
- a CDS encoding glucosamine 6-phosphate synthetase gives MCGQVGIIFGRKRRRPDERDYLRELFIRMLLHSEERGPHASGLAWLKTDGSHRIFKRPMRAHELVYEKPFQELLGQVDNETTILMGHTRWRTRGNEFNNRNNHPIRAGIIIGTHNGTIYNADYLFRRLGLPRYAEVDSELIFRLADRFAPEGPIDQEGLKKALALCRGQMSAVLASRLDPSTITVLKGNKPLCLRIHRQHRVVLYASDDAFIDFAVNNEKGWRELEVPPMTMLTIRHEDVRAIENSEFRFIPQERKGTS, from the coding sequence ATGTGCGGACAAGTAGGCATCATCTTCGGCCGCAAGCGCAGACGGCCCGACGAGCGGGATTACCTGCGCGAGCTCTTCATCCGCATGCTGCTGCACAGCGAGGAACGCGGCCCGCACGCCTCCGGTCTGGCCTGGCTCAAGACCGATGGCAGCCACCGGATTTTCAAACGGCCGATGCGGGCGCACGAGCTGGTCTACGAGAAGCCGTTTCAGGAGCTGCTCGGGCAGGTCGACAACGAGACCACCATCCTCATGGGCCACACCCGCTGGCGCACCCGGGGCAACGAGTTCAACAACCGCAACAACCATCCCATCCGGGCCGGGATCATCATCGGCACGCACAACGGCACCATCTACAACGCCGATTATCTGTTCCGCCGACTCGGGCTGCCGCGCTACGCCGAAGTGGACAGCGAGCTGATCTTCCGCCTGGCCGACCGCTTCGCGCCCGAAGGCCCCATCGACCAGGAGGGCCTGAAGAAGGCGCTTGCCCTCTGTCGCGGCCAGATGAGCGCCGTGCTGGCCTCGCGGCTCGACCCCAGCACCATCACCGTACTCAAGGGCAACAAGCCACTCTGCCTGCGCATCCACCGCCAGCACCGGGTGGTGCTCTACGCCTCGGACGACGCCTTTATCGACTTTGCCGTGAACAACGAGAAGGGCTGGCGCGAGCTGGAGGTGCCGCCCATGACCATGCTCACCATCCGCCACGAGGATGTGCGGGCCATCGAAAACAGCGAATTCCGCTTCATCCCCCAGGAGCGCAAAGGGACAAGCTGA
- a CDS encoding DUF5049 domain-containing protein — protein sequence MKILIRSTTLDGEPIPGSGETLQAADCLEVVELMRGQTPFTASRAPRDYMTEVLFGIEGGPTQPLPEEAAAAAAEFLTRLARHGLIEFLPDDKASDPWPERFLEALETVRLSGRTNMLDHPEVTRLTAEMGYPEVAAWLADHRREYAAFVLEGTRPLGKNFGDKEDPAPCADK from the coding sequence ATGAAGATTCTGATCCGCTCCACCACGCTGGACGGCGAACCGATCCCCGGCAGCGGGGAAACCCTGCAAGCCGCCGACTGCCTTGAGGTGGTCGAGTTGATGCGCGGCCAGACGCCGTTCACCGCCAGCCGAGCGCCCCGGGACTACATGACCGAGGTGCTCTTTGGCATCGAAGGCGGTCCGACCCAGCCATTGCCGGAGGAAGCCGCCGCTGCGGCCGCCGAGTTTCTCACCCGTCTGGCCCGGCACGGCCTGATCGAGTTCCTGCCCGACGACAAGGCCAGCGATCCCTGGCCGGAACGCTTCCTCGAAGCCCTGGAGACGGTGCGACTCTCCGGGCGCACCAACATGCTCGACCACCCGGAGGTGACCCGGCTGACCGCCGAGATGGGCTACCCGGAGGTGGCCGCGTGGCTGGCGGACCACCGGCGGGAATACGCAGCCTTCGTTCTCGAAGGGACGAGACCGCTCGGCAAGAACTTCGGCGACAAGGAGGACCCGGCTCCATGTGCGGACAAGTAG
- a CDS encoding DUF4815 domain-containing protein: protein MSISRETFDPTKNYKRIRYHQDRDLLDSELNEQQDIINLERRKIADILFKEGSIIMGLEVSAAANVLTMAPGVVYIDGHLEQVSGATLTYDPATTSGADYVYVELLKYNYGYTQDPALINPATGEPTAEREKWVLSLKATDTSGQTLPNNVAERRVIPIYKFDRESGDVTPTVQEKSNLYLRDLLGTLPGSRITVSSITEDQLSFAAAEGLNSLIQNLAERTFDQAGSYLVRGFDTFIGGVDDDSVEAITNAGRAYIQGFRHQRDLPTSTLVPKSIATKSVRGEQKTFDINKHRYPVNSTPLKETTQVEAIVEITRNVTRGSVGGGEDLLDPNPVVDILEVSQGATIFQEGVDWQQSGNHVDWLGSGNEPAIGTTYTVRWTYTKQMVKGTDYVDSGWFGQANHPAAGNYFYLVTAYNATGETAFNAAAVIARATAAGEMNKLSWLPVSGATGYRVYRAATNGARTDYKRLMELGSEALSYVDDGVEEIGTVSPPATNTAGLTMSPVQLELGNLNVINFGRGSLGDQPVNGSNCSLDYDYYLGRRDIVYATTTEIKRLEGAPADFPKLPIVPENALGLCSIDCPPNSTDMEIRNFGLTRITMDQIHDIIQDVEDLKYNDAQYQMNNELQNRDAQTKKGIYSDDFSNTAQSDIYHAEWDARVNEIARFVAPDRIPHSTVLSVDQAGSNASFFGSLALLPGNETVLVEQNDWSEERNINPYAVFDKPPAMLQITPNLGRRGQTGIAVTGINFTPSKSGIVLRCDGQVMASNLISDEAGRVSASFTIPTNARNGNRIVEMADGVYSARASLQINDPLVITRIERIIENRIIRVPVVQVVWRTQTIFVPRDPLAQTFSFTQNQVISSIGLQFTARDPSIPVTVQIRGVTTGLPNGVVFAEKVLAPNEISLSGETRIRFDDPFYAEANTSYSVVLLTNSTNYKVRTATLGKMGRWGIITRQTYMEGVLLESSNAETWTPLNGSDLAMKIYGYNFQSEGMIRFQPITGVQFSDINLDEYSAIPQGTGLDWEYSTDGGVTWDAMVPAEEERLPNLATRVQIRVRLSSSLANDTPAINFRDVNLVGYLNKTTGAYLTRENELTQGVESTKAYVQMQIPSGTTLQWFASNDGGLTWEAMTIQDTRPIDENWTEYTLVRTFTDNTGNKVRYKAEMTGTPLIYPRIHSLGATLS from the coding sequence ATGAGCATCTCACGCGAGACATTCGACCCGACCAAGAACTACAAGCGCATCCGCTACCATCAGGATCGCGACCTGCTGGATTCCGAACTCAACGAGCAGCAGGACATCATCAACCTGGAGCGGCGCAAGATCGCCGACATCCTGTTCAAGGAAGGCTCCATCATCATGGGCCTCGAGGTCAGCGCGGCCGCCAACGTCCTGACCATGGCCCCGGGCGTGGTCTACATCGACGGCCATCTGGAACAGGTGAGCGGCGCGACCCTGACCTATGATCCGGCCACCACCAGCGGGGCCGATTACGTCTATGTGGAGCTGCTGAAGTACAACTACGGCTACACCCAGGACCCGGCCCTGATCAATCCGGCCACCGGCGAGCCCACCGCCGAACGGGAAAAATGGGTTCTTTCTCTCAAGGCGACAGACACCAGCGGCCAGACGCTGCCCAACAACGTGGCCGAGCGCCGGGTGATCCCGATCTACAAGTTCGACCGGGAGAGCGGCGATGTCACGCCCACGGTGCAGGAGAAGTCCAACCTCTACCTGCGGGATCTGCTGGGCACGCTGCCGGGCAGCCGGATCACCGTCTCCTCGATCACCGAGGACCAGCTCTCCTTCGCCGCCGCCGAAGGGCTCAATTCCCTGATTCAGAATCTGGCCGAGCGCACCTTCGACCAGGCCGGAAGCTATCTGGTGCGGGGCTTCGACACCTTCATCGGCGGCGTCGACGACGACAGCGTGGAGGCGATCACCAACGCCGGACGCGCCTACATCCAGGGCTTCCGGCATCAGCGCGATCTGCCCACTTCGACCCTGGTGCCCAAATCCATCGCCACCAAGTCGGTGCGCGGGGAGCAGAAGACCTTCGACATCAACAAGCACCGCTATCCGGTCAACTCCACGCCGCTCAAGGAGACGACCCAGGTGGAGGCCATCGTCGAGATTACCCGCAACGTCACTCGCGGCTCGGTGGGCGGCGGCGAAGACCTGCTCGACCCCAATCCCGTGGTGGACATCCTCGAGGTCAGCCAAGGGGCGACCATCTTCCAGGAGGGCGTGGACTGGCAACAGTCGGGCAACCATGTCGACTGGCTCGGCTCCGGCAACGAACCGGCCATCGGCACCACCTACACGGTGCGCTGGACCTACACCAAGCAGATGGTCAAGGGCACCGACTACGTGGACAGCGGCTGGTTCGGGCAGGCCAACCATCCGGCGGCCGGAAACTACTTCTATCTGGTGACTGCCTACAACGCCACCGGCGAGACGGCCTTCAACGCCGCTGCGGTCATCGCCCGGGCAACCGCCGCCGGGGAGATGAACAAGCTCTCCTGGCTGCCGGTCAGCGGCGCGACTGGCTATCGCGTCTACCGGGCCGCCACCAACGGCGCACGCACCGACTACAAGCGCCTGATGGAACTGGGCAGCGAGGCGCTATCCTACGTCGACGACGGCGTCGAGGAGATCGGCACCGTTTCGCCTCCGGCCACCAACACCGCCGGGCTCACCATGTCGCCAGTGCAGCTCGAGCTGGGTAACCTCAACGTGATCAATTTCGGGCGCGGCAGCCTCGGCGATCAGCCGGTGAACGGCTCCAACTGCAGCCTGGACTACGACTATTACCTCGGCCGCCGCGACATCGTTTACGCCACCACCACCGAGATCAAACGGCTGGAAGGGGCTCCGGCGGATTTTCCGAAGCTGCCCATCGTGCCGGAAAACGCCCTGGGGCTGTGCAGCATCGACTGCCCGCCCAACTCCACCGACATGGAGATCCGCAACTTCGGCCTGACCCGCATCACCATGGACCAGATCCACGACATCATCCAAGACGTCGAGGACCTGAAGTACAACGACGCCCAGTACCAGATGAACAACGAGCTGCAGAACCGGGACGCCCAGACCAAGAAAGGCATCTACTCGGACGACTTCTCGAACACCGCCCAGTCAGACATCTACCACGCCGAATGGGACGCCCGAGTCAACGAGATCGCCCGTTTCGTCGCGCCGGACCGCATTCCTCACTCCACGGTGCTCTCGGTCGATCAGGCGGGCAGCAACGCGAGCTTCTTCGGCAGCCTGGCACTGCTGCCGGGCAACGAGACCGTGCTGGTGGAACAGAACGACTGGTCCGAGGAGCGGAACATCAACCCCTACGCCGTGTTCGACAAGCCCCCGGCCATGCTGCAGATCACGCCCAACCTCGGGCGGCGCGGCCAGACCGGCATCGCCGTCACCGGCATCAACTTCACCCCGAGCAAATCCGGCATCGTACTGCGCTGCGACGGCCAGGTGATGGCCAGCAACCTGATCAGCGACGAGGCCGGTCGGGTCAGCGCCTCCTTCACCATCCCGACCAACGCCCGCAACGGCAACCGCATCGTGGAGATGGCCGACGGCGTCTACTCGGCCCGGGCCAGCCTGCAGATCAACGATCCGCTGGTCATCACCCGCATCGAGCGCATCATCGAGAACCGCATCATCCGCGTGCCCGTGGTGCAGGTGGTCTGGCGCACCCAGACCATCTTCGTGCCCCGCGATCCGCTGGCCCAGACTTTCAGCTTCACCCAAAACCAGGTGATTTCCAGCATCGGACTGCAGTTCACCGCCAGGGACCCGAGCATTCCGGTCACGGTGCAGATTCGCGGCGTCACCACCGGTCTGCCCAACGGCGTGGTGTTCGCCGAGAAAGTGCTGGCCCCGAACGAGATCAGCCTGAGCGGCGAGACCCGCATTCGCTTCGACGACCCGTTCTACGCCGAGGCCAACACCAGCTATTCCGTGGTGCTGCTGACCAACAGCACCAATTACAAGGTGCGCACCGCCACCCTGGGCAAGATGGGCCGCTGGGGCATCATCACCCGGCAGACCTATATGGAAGGCGTGCTGCTGGAGAGCTCCAACGCCGAGACCTGGACGCCGCTCAACGGCTCCGACCTGGCGATGAAGATCTACGGCTACAACTTCCAGTCCGAGGGGATGATTCGCTTTCAGCCGATCACCGGCGTGCAGTTCTCCGACATCAACCTCGACGAATACTCGGCCATCCCCCAGGGTACCGGTCTCGACTGGGAATACTCCACCGACGGCGGCGTGACCTGGGACGCCATGGTTCCCGCCGAGGAGGAACGGCTGCCCAACCTCGCCACCCGGGTCCAGATCCGCGTGCGCCTGAGCAGCTCGCTTGCCAACGACACTCCGGCCATCAACTTTCGCGACGTCAACCTGGTGGGCTACCTCAACAAGACCACCGGGGCCTACCTGACCCGCGAGAACGAGCTGACCCAGGGTGTGGAATCGACCAAAGCCTATGTGCAGATGCAGATCCCCAGTGGCACCACCCTGCAATGGTTCGCCAGCAACGACGGCGGCCTGACCTGGGAGGCGATGACCATCCAGGACACCCGGCCCATCGACGAGAACTGGACCGAGTACACCCTGGTGCGCACCTTCACCGACAACACCGGCAACAAGGTGCGCTACAAAGCCGAGATGACCGGCACGCCGCTGATCTACCCGCGCATCCATTCGCTGGGCGCGACCCTGAGCTAA
- a CDS encoding four helix bundle protein produces the protein MDADEFKNRTRTFAIRVIRLVEALPKNQTAKVIGNQLLRCGTSVGANYRASCRAKSPADFIAKMAIVEEECDESIYWMELIAEAGLMNEKRLTDLKNEANEILSMVVASIKTARSRK, from the coding sequence ATGGATGCTGATGAGTTCAAAAATAGAACCAGAACTTTCGCGATCAGGGTGATCCGGTTGGTAGAAGCGTTGCCGAAAAACCAGACCGCGAAAGTGATTGGAAACCAGTTGCTCCGCTGTGGCACCTCGGTTGGTGCGAACTATCGGGCCTCCTGCCGCGCCAAATCCCCTGCCGACTTCATCGCTAAAATGGCCATCGTCGAGGAAGAATGCGATGAATCCATCTACTGGATGGAGCTGATCGCCGAAGCCGGTTTAATGAACGAGAAGCGCTTGACCGATCTGAAAAACGAAGCAAACGAAATCCTTTCCATGGTCGTCGCCTCCATAAAAACCGCCCGCTCCCGCAAGTAA